GCAGCTGGTTGTACTTGTTGATGCGCTCGCCGCGCGCCGGGGCGCCGGTCTTGATCTGGCCGGCGTTGGTCGCGACGGACAGGTCGGCGATGGTGACGTCCTCGGTCTCGCCGGAGCGGTGCGAGGTCATCGTCGTGAAGCCGTTGCGCTGGGCCAGGGTGACGGCGTCCAGCGTCTCGGTCAGGGTGCCGATCTGGTTCAGCTTGACCAGGAGGGCGTTCGCGGCCTTGAGCTCGATGCCCTTGGCCAGGCGCTCCGGGTTGGTGACGAACAGGTCGTCGCCGACGATCTGCACCTTGTCGCCGACCTTGACCATGAGCTCGGCCCAGGAGTCCCACTCGTCCTCGGACAGCGGGTCCTCGATGGAGACCAGCGGGTAGTCGGCGACGAGGCCCTCGTAGAACGCGACCATCTCGGCCGGCGTGGTGGCCTTGCCCTCGAACTGGTACGCGCCGTCCTTGAAGAACTCGGTGGAGGCGACGTCCAGGGCCAGCGCGACGTCCTTGCCCGGCACGAAGCCGGCCTTCTCGATCGCGACGAGGATGAGGTCGAGCGCGGCGCGGTTCGACTCGAGGTTCGGCGCGAAGCCGCCCTCGTCGCCGAGACCGGTCGACAGGCCCTTGCTCTTCAGCACGGACTTCAGCGAGTGGTAGACCTCGGCGCCGGTGCGCAGGGCCTCGCGGAAGGTCGGCGCGCCGATCGGGGCGACCATGAACTCCTGGATGTCGACGTTGGAGTCGGCGTGCGACCCACCGTTGAGGATGTTCATCATCGGGACGGGCAGCACGTGGGCGTTCGGGCCGCCGACGTAGCGGAACAGCGGCAGGTCGGCCGAGTCGGCCGCGGCCTTCGCGACGGCGAGCGAGACGCCGAGGATCGCGTTGGCGCCGAGCTTGCCCTTGTTCGGGGTGCCGTCGAGGTCGATCAGGGCCTGGTCGACCAGGCGCTGCTCGGTGGCCTCGAAGCCGATGAGCTCCGGGGCGATCTCGTCGATGACGGCGTTGACCGCGTCCTCGACGCCCTTGCCCAGGTAGCGGGACTTGTCGCCGTCACGGCGCTCGACGGCCTCGAAGGCACCGGTCGAGGCACCCGAGGGCACACCGGCACGGGCGATCGTGCCGTCGTCGAGAGCGACCTCGACCTCGACAGTGGGGTTGCCGCGCGAGTCCAGGATCTCGCGGGCGCCGACGGCCTCGATGCTGGCCATACGTGCTCCTTCGACAGTTCGGGTGGGGATGCGTCCTCAGCCTAGTGCCGTCCGCCGCGTGCGTCGGTGGGACCTTCGGCGAGCGGCCGGTGAACACGCGACGACGGGCCCCGGGCGGCCGTGGCGGCCGGGCCCGGGACCCGTCGTGCGGGGGCGTCAGAGCGCGGCGACGATGCGCTCCACCTGGTCCTTCGCGTCGCCGAACAGCATGGCGGTGTTCTCGCGGAAGAACAGCGGGTTCTGCACGCCGGCGTACCCGGTGGCCATCGACCGCTTGAACACGATCACCTGCTTGGCGTGCCAGACCTCGAGCACCGGCATCCCGGCGATCGGCGAGCCCGGGTCCTCGAGGGCCGCGGGGTTCACCGTGTCGTTCGCGCCGATGACGAGCACCACGTCGGTGTCCGCCAGGTCGTCGTTGATCTCGTCCATCTCGAGCACGATGTCGTACGGCACCTTGGCCTCGGCGAGCAGCACGTTCATGTGCCCGGGCAGGCGGCCGGCGACGGGGTGCACGCCGAACTTCACGTCGACGCCGGAGGCCCGCAGCCGCGCGACGAGGTCCGCGACCGGGTACTGCGCCTTGGCCACGGCCATCCCGTAGCCGGGGGTGATGACGACCGAGCCGGCGTTCTTGAGCAGCTCGGCGACCTCGGCCGCCTGGATCTCGCGGTGCTCGCCGTAGTCCTGCGCGGACGCGCTCACCGTGCCGCCCTCGGCGCCGAAGCCGCCCAGGATCACGCTGATGAACGAGCGGTTCATCGCGCGGCACATGATGTACGACAGGATCGCACCGGAGGACCCGACGAGAGCGCCGGTGACGATGAGCAGGTTGTTGCTCAGCATGAAGCCGGCGGCCGCCGCGGCCCACCCGGAGTACGAGTTGAGCATCGACACCACGACGGGCATGTCGCCGCCGCCGATCGCGGCGACCAGGTGCCACCCGAGCGCCAGCGCGACGACCGTCATGCCGACCAGCGGCACGAGCGACGGGCTCGCCAGGAACCACGCCATGAGGCCGCCGGAGACGACGAGCGCGCCGAGGTTCAGCCAGTTGCGGCCCGGCAGCGTCAGCGGGGCGGACTTCATCTTCGCCGACAGCTTGAGGTACGCGACGACGGACCCGGTGAAGGTCACGGCACCGATGAGCACGCCGAGGAACACCTCGACCAGGTGCACGGCGTCCGCGTGCGTCTCGGTCAGGTAGGAGTTGAAGCCGACGAGCACGGCCGCGATGCCGACGAACGAGTGCAGCATCGCGATCATCTCGGGCATCTGCGTCATCTCGACGCTGCGCGCCCGCCACGTGCCGACGGCGATGCCGATGACGAGCACGAGGGCGATGAGCAGCAGCGTGACCAGCGGGCTGCGCTCGGACTGGTCGAGGCTGAGCACGACGGTGGCGGCGAGGGCGAGGCCCATGCCGACCATGCCGAGCAGGTTGCCGCGCCGGGCGGTCTCCTGCTTGGACAGCCCCGCGAGGCTCAGGACGAACAGGACGGCGGCGACGAGGTACACGCCCTGGACAGCGGAGGTGAGCATCTCAGGCCTCCTCCTTCCGGAACATCCCGATCATGCGGTAGGCCACGAGGAAGCCACCGAAGATGTTGATGGAGGCGACGCTCGCCGCCGCGAACGCGAGCGCCGACACCACCCAGTCGTCGCTGCCGATCTGCAGCAGGGCGCCGACGAGGATGATCCCGGAGATGGCGTTCGTCTGGGCCATCAGCGGGGTGTGCAGCGAGTGGCTGACGTTGGAGATGACGTAGTAGCCGACGAACACCGCGAGCACGAACACGGTGAAGTGCCCGAGGAACGCGGCCGGCGAGAACGTGATCGCCAGCGCGAGCAGCACGGCGCCGAGCGCGAGCCCGACCATCTGCCGCCGGCCCTTGCGCGCCGCGGCCTCGCGGGCGAGCCGGGCCTTCTCGGCCGGGTCGACCGGCGCGACGGCGGGCACCGCGTCCGCGGCGGGCGCCGCGGAGACCTGCACCGGCGGGGGCGGCCACATCACCTCCCCGGCCCTCGTCACGGTCATGCCGCGCTGCACGACGTCGTCCACGTCGAGCACCAGCGCGCCGTCCTTGCCCGGCGTGAGGAGCTTGAGCAGGTTCACCACGTTGGTGCCGAAGAGCTGCGAGGTGTGCCGCGCCATCCGGCTGGTGAGGTCGGTGTACCCGAGGATCGTCACGCCGTTCGCGGTGACGACCTTCTCCCCCGGGACGGTGAGCTCGCAGTTGCCGCCGCCGGACGCCGCCAGGTCGACGATCACGCTGCCCGGCCGCATCGCGGCGACCATCTCGGCGCTGATCGTGCGGGGCGCGGTGCCGCGCACGAGGGCCGTCGTGACGACGATGTCCGCCTTGGCCGTCTCCGCCGCGTACATCTCCGCGGTGAGCCGCTCCTGCTCCTCGGTCAGCGCGCTCGCGTAGCCGTCGGCGCTGACCTCCTGCTGGGCGGCCTCGGCCTGGACGAACGTCGCGCCCATGGACTCGATCTGCTCGCCGACCTCCGGGCGCACGTCGTAGGCGCGCACCTGGGCGCCGAGGCTGCCGGCGGCGCCGATGGCCGCGAGCCCCGCGACGCCGGCTCCGATCACGAACACCGTGGCCGGGCGCGTCTTGCCCGCGGCGGTCACCTGGCCGGTGAACATCCCGCCGAACTCCTCGGCGGCCTCGATGACGGCGCGGTAGCCGGCGACGTTGGACATGGTGCTCAGGACGTCGAGCGCCTGCGCGCGCGAGATGCGCGGGACCGCGTCGAGGGCCAGGGCCGAGACGCCACGGGCCGCGAGGGACGCCACGAGCTCGGGGTGGGCGGCCGGGGCCATCATCGACACCAGCGTGGCGCCGGGGGTCAGGGCGGCGATCTCGGCGTCACCCGGGGCGTTCACGGCGGTGACCACGTCGCTGGCCCAGACCTCGGCGGCGTCGGCGAGGGCCGCGCCGGCCTCGGCGTAGGCCGCGTCGGGGAAGCTCGCCGCGGCACCCGCGCCGTGCTCGACCACCACCTCGTACCCGAGCTTCGCGAGCTGGGCGACGGTGGCGGGCGTCGCGGCGACCAGGCGCTCGCCGGGCCGGCTCTCCTTCGGGACGCCGATCCTCATCGACCCCTCCTCATCCGTGGACGCGCACCCGGGGGTGCGCTGGACCGGCCGCGCGGGGGCGTGGCCGCGACCATCCTGCCCAGCCCGGGGGCGGGGCGTGCCGGACCTTCGGCCCGGCAACCGCTTTCCTGCTGCTGGGGGCGGTGTGACAAACCTCGCGGCGGGCCCGGTCAGTCCGCCTGCTGGACGCCCGCGGCCTCCGCGGCCCGCAGCCGGGCCTCCCACGCCGCCGTCGCGCGCCGCAGCTCGCCCTCCGCGTCGAGCCCCTCGCGGCGGGCCTCCTGCACCAGCGCCAGCAGCCGCGCGCCGAGGTCGGCGCCGTCGGCGGTCCCGTCCCCGGTCGCACCGGCGGCCGTGTCGAGGCCCGCGCGGGCCGCACGCGAGGCGACCTTCTGCGCCCGGGCCAGCGCGCCCATCGCCAGCGGGACGCCGTCGAGCACCGACTCGCGCTGCTTCTCGACCCGCTTGATGCGCTCCCACTGCCGGTGCACGCCGTCGGCGCCGTCGACCTCCGCGCCCGCGAAGACGTGCGGGTGCCGGCGGACCAGCTTCGCGACGAGGTCCGCCGCGACGTCGTCGACGTCGAACGGGTCGTCCGGGTCCTCCTGCGCGATGCGGGCGTGGAAGACCACCTGCAGCAGCAGGTCCCCCAGCTCCTCGCGCAGGTTCGCCCGGTCGCCGCGCTCCACGGCCTCGGCGACCTCGTAGGCCTCCTCCAGCACGTACGGCACCAGCGACGCGTGCGTCTGCTCGGCGTCCCACGGGCAGCCGCCCGGCGAGCGCAGCCGGTCCATGACGGCGACGAGCCGGCGCAGCGGGTCCCCGGCCCCGGCGTCGCCCCCGGCACCCGGGTGCCCGTCGCCGGGCCCGCCCGGCCGCGAGGTGCCGGGCGCGGCGGTCACGGCGTCGCGTCCGCCGCGGCGTCCTGGGCGACGAGCCACGGGTAGGTGGTGGACCCGATCGTGCCCTCGTCGGTCCGCGTGCCGTAGCGCGGGTTGATCGTGAAGTCGAGCGACGACAGGTCCTCCTGGAGCGCCGTCAGCCGCGCGTCGGCGTCCGAGGCGCCCTGGAGCGCCTGCAGCGAGAGCACGTAGCGCATCACGTCGACGGCGGGCTCGGAGAACTCGCGGTCCTCGGTGCCGCCGGCCGCGGCGACCTGCTGCTGGAGCGCCTCGCCCGCCTGCTCCGGCGACACGCCCACGCCCGCGTCCTTCGCCGCACCCACGACGAGCGGCTCCTGCACGAGGACGCCCACGATCGCGGACTGCGTCACGCCCTGGAGCACGTCGGCGAGCTCGCGCGTGGCGCTGTCGACGTCGGCCGCCGACACGACGCGGTCACCGACCACCGCCGCCGCGCCGGGCTGACCCCCGCTACACGCGGCGAGCGCCGCCACCAGCGCCGCGGCGCCCGTCACCGTCAGCAACCGCCTGCTGGACCTCCGCGTCACCGCACGCTCACCTTGCCTTCTCCTGGTCGCACCCTCGCCCGACCGGGCCATCGTAGAGGCCGCGCCTGGCAGCCCGGGACGCCACGCGCGCGGACGGCCCCGGGCGGCCCGGGCGCGCCGGTCAGCGCCCGGCCGTGCCGACACCCGCCGCCGCGGCCACGTCCCCGAGCACCACCGCGTCGATGAGCTGGCGCGCCCAGGTCAGCACCGCCTCGCCGTGCAGCGGCTTGCCGCCGATGCGCGCGGTCGTCGGGAACGGCACCAGCACCGTGCGCAGGGCCGGCTTGAGCACCGAGCCCGGGTAGAGGCGCTTGAGCCGCAGCTGCGCGGACTCCGGCAGCTCCACCGGCGCGAACCGCACGAACCTGCCCTGCGCGGTGACGTCGCTCAGGCCGGCCGCGCGGGCGTGCAGCCGGAACCGCGCGACCGCGAAGAGGTTCGTCACCGGCTCGGGGATCGGGCCGTACCGGTCCACCAGCTCCTCGGAGATCTCCGTCAGCGCCGCCTCGTCGGCCGCCGCCGCGAGCTTGCGGTACGCCTCGAGCCGCAGCCGCTCGTGCGCGATGTAGTCGTGCGGGATGTGCGCGTCCACCGGCAGCTCCACGGTGACGTCCGGCAGCTCCTCCGGCTGGTCGCCGCGGTAGGACGCCACGGCCTCGCCGACCATGCGGATGTACAGGTCGAACCCGACGCCCTCGATGTGGCCCGACTGCTCGCCGCCCAGCAGGTTGCCCGCGCCGCGGATCTCGAGGTCCTTCATCGCCACGGCCATGCCCGCGCCGAGGTCCGTGTTCGCGGCGATCGTCGCGAGCCGGTCGTGGGCGGTCTCCGTCAGGGGCTTCTCCGGCGGGTACAGGAAGTACGCGTACGCGCGCTCGCGCCCGCGGCCCACGCGCCCGCGGAGCTGGTGGAGCTGCGACAGCCCGAGCCGGTCGGCGCGCTCCAGGATGAGGGTGTTCGCGTTGGAGATGTCCAGGCCGGTCTCGACGATCGTCGTGCAGACCAGGACGTCGAACCTCTTCTCCCAGAAGTCGACGATCACCTGCTCGAGCTGGTGCTCGTTCATCTTCCCGTGCGCGACGGCGACGCGGGCCTCCGGGACGAGCTCGTTCAGCCGGGACGCCGTGCGCTCGATGGACTCGACCTTGTTGTGGACGTAGAACACCTGGCCCTCGCGCAGCAGCTCGCGGCGGACGGCGGCGGCGATCTGCTTCTCCTCGTACGCGCCGACGAAGGTCAGCACCGGGTGGCGCTCCTCCGGCGGCGTGGCGAGCGTCGACATCTCGCGGATGCCCGTGACCGCCATCTCCAGGGTCCGCGGGATCGGGGTCGCGGACATCGCGAGCACGTCGACGTTGGTCCGCAGGGCCTTGAGCGTCTCCTTGTGCTCGACGCCGAAGCGCTGCTCCTCGTCGATGACGACCAGGCCGAGGTCCTTGAACCGGATCTCGCCGGTGATGAGCCGGTGCGTGCCGATCACGATGTCGACCGAGCCGTCGCGCAGGCCGTCGACGACCGCCTCGGACTCCGCCTTCGTCTGGAACCGCGACAGCGCCTTGACCGTCACCGGGAAGCCCGCGTACCGCTCGGTGAACGTGTCGAGGTGCTGCTGGACCAGCAGCGTGGTGGGCACGAGCACCGCCACCTGCTTGCCGTCCTGCACGGCCTTGAACGCCGCGCGCACCGCGATCTCCGTCTTGCCGTAGCCGACGTCGCCGCAGATCAGCCGGTCCATGGGGATCGGCTTCTCCATGTCCTGCTTGACCTCGTCGATCGTCGCGAGCTGGTCCGGGGTCTCCACGTACGCGAACGCGTCCTCCAGCTCGCGCTGCCACGGGGTGTCCGGGCCGAACGCGTGGCCCGGGGTCGCCATGCGGGCGCTGTAGAGCCGGATGAGCTCCCCGGCGATCTCCTTGACCGCCTTGCGGGCGCGCCCCTTGGTCTTCGCCCAGTCGGAGCCGCCCATCTTGTTGAGGCTCGGGGCCTCGCCGCCGACGTACTTGGTCACCTGGTCGAGCTGGTCGGTCGGCACGAACAGCCGGTCCCCCGGCTGGCCCCGCTTCGACGACGCGTACTCGATGACCATGTACTCGCGGGTCGCCGCGGCCGCGCCCGAGCCGATGGTCCGGGACACCAGCTCGACGAACCGGCCGACGCCGTGCTGCTCGTGCACGACGAAGTCGCCGGGCCGCAGCTGCAGCGGGTCGACGACGTTGCGCCGGCGGCTGGGCATGCGGCGCATGTCGCGCGTGCTCGCCCCGGGGCGGCCGGTGAGGTCGGACTCGGAGAACACCGCCAGGCGCAGCCCCTCGGCCACGAAGCCGGGGCCGACCTGCGCCGGGGTGACCAGCACGACGCCGCCCTCGGGCTCGGCCTCGAGCGCCGGCACCAGGCGCGCGGGGACGTCGGCGGCGCGCAGCTGCTCCGTCATGCGCTGCGCGGGGCCGTGCCCCTCGGTCGCCAGGACCAGGCGCCAGCCGTCCTGCTGGAGCCGCCGCACGTCCGCGACGGCGCGGTCGACCTCGCCGCGGTAGCGCTCGACGTCGCGGGCGGCGACGACGAGCGTCTCGACGCCGTCCGCGGCGCGCAGCCCGTCCGGGTCCCCCTCCGCGGCGTCGGCGTCGAGCGTGAACGGGCTGAGGGTCCACCAGCCGAGCCCGCGCACGGCGGCGAGCGCCCGGACCTCCGCGAACGAGGCGAACGACGCGGCGGACAGGTCCAGCGGCGTCGCCGCACCGGCCGCGGCCGACGTCCACGCCGCCTGGAGGAACTCCTCCGTGGTGGCGACCAGGTCGTGCGCCCGCCGGCGGACGCGCTCGGGGTCGGCCAGCACGAGCAGCGCGTCGTCGGGCACCAGGTCGAGCACCGGGACCATGCGGTCCACCAGGGCGGGGGCGAGCGACTCCATCCCCTCGACGGCGATGCCCTGGGCGAGCTTGTCGAGCATGTCCACGGCACCCGGCAGCCGCTCGACGAGGGAGGCGGCGCGCTCGCGCACGTCGTCGGTCAGCAGGATCTCCCGGCAGGGCGGTGCCCACAGCCCGTGGTCCGCGATCTCGAGGCTGCGCTGGTCGGCGACGGAGAACCAGCGGATCTCCTCGACCGTGTCGCCCCACAGCTCGATGCGCAGCGGGTGGTCCTCGGTCGGCGGGAACACGTCGAGGATGCCGCCGCGGACCGCGAACTCGCCGCGGCGCTCCACCATGTCGACCCGGCTGTACGCCGCCGCGACGAGCCGCTCGGCGACGTCGGTGAGGTCGGCGCGGTCGCCGGGCGCCAGCGCGACGGGCTCGAGCTCGCCCAGGCCGTCGACGACGGGCTGCAGCAGCGCGCGCACCGGCATCACGAGCACCCGGATCGCCCCCGCGTGGCCGGGCTCCGGCTCGGGGTGCGCCAGCCGGCGGAACACCGCGAGCCGCCGGGCCACGGTGTCGGCCCGCGGGGACAGCCGCTCGTGCGGCAGCGTCTCCCAGGACGGCAGCACGGCCACGTCGTCGTCGGGCAGGTAGCAGCGCAGCGCGGCTGCCGTCTCGTCGGCGTCGCGCCCGGTCGCCGTCACGACGACGAGGGGCCGGCCGGCCGCCGAGCGGGGGCGGTCCGACGGCGGCACCGCCTCGCCGGCCGTCGCGCGGGCGCCGGCGAGGGCGGCGAGCAGCGGCGGCCGCACGCCGGCCGGCCCCACGACGTCGACCGCGCCGCGGGCGGGCACCAGCTCGACGGCGCGCGCCACCGCGGGGTCGGTGAGCAGGACGGGCAGCAGACCGGCGACGTTCATGGGTTCCTTCCGCCACGGGGGCGCACAGCACGAGAACCCCGGATCCAGGGGATCCGGGGTGGGTGCACCACTCTACGAGCGCCCACCGACAGGCTCACCCGGGAGCAGATCCTTGACACGATCTCACCCAGTTTGTCCTAATTTGCCCAGGAGGTTTCGCCTTCAACGGACCCGGTCGGGCAGGACCCGGTTCACCAGCCCGGCCCGCCGGGCCCGCCGACGGCGTGCACCCACCCGCGCCGCACCCGCCCCCGGGCCCGCCCGGGACAGCACCGGCCACCCCTGCCGCCGACCCACCGGGAGACGACATGACGGGAACCGCACCCGCGCCCGGCGCGCCACCGGCGGCACCCCCGGCCCCCGCCGGTCCGGCACCGGCCGCGCCCGACGGCGCCGCCACGCTGCTGCCCGTGCTGTGGAGCCTCAACGGCCTGCGGGCCGTCGGCGCGCTGCTCGTGATGCTGTACCACATCAACTCCTGGAACCTGCAGGTGGTGCGCGGCTCCAGCGCCGGGTTCACGGGGGTCGGGCTGTTCTTCGTCCTGTCCGGGTTCGTCCTGACGTGGACCGCCCGGCCCGGCACCACCGTCGGCACGTTCTACCGCCGGCGGCTCGCGCGCATCCTCCCGAACCACGTCGTCACCTGGCTGCTCGGCCTCGCGATCGCCGTGGTCCTGCTGGAGCAGGTGCTCGACCCCACCACCGCGCTGGTCGGCCTGCTGCTGCTGCAGGCCTGGTCGCCGGACGCCCAACTCGTCTTCGCGGTCAACGGCGTCACGTGGTCGCTGTCGTGCGAGATCGCGTTCTACGTGGCGTTCCCGCTGCTGCTGTGGGGCCTGCGGCGCCTGCGCCCCCGCACCCGCACGGCCGTCGCGGTCGGCGCGCTGGCCGTCCCCCCGCTCGTGGGCGTGCTGTGGCCCGCGACGATCCCGCTGCTGTTCCACCTGCCGCCGGCGCGGCTCCCGGAGTTCGTGCTCGGCATGGTCACCGCGATGGCGGTGCAGGAGGGGTGGCGGCCCCGGGTACCCGCACCGGTGCTGCTCGGCCTGCTCGCCGTGGGCATCCTCGGCGCGGCCGCCGTCACCGTGCACCCCACGGTGCTGACCGCCGCGCTCGCCGTCGTCTTCGCGCCGCTGGCCGCCCGCTGCGCGTGGGGCGACATCCACGGCGGCAACCGCTGGGCGCGGCACCCCGCTGTCGTCGTCGCGGGGGCGCTGTCGTTCTCCTTCTACCTGCTGCACGAGCTCGTCATCAAGATGGTGCTCGTGACCCCGCTGCGCGGGCCTGGGACGATCCCGCTGGTGCTCGTCGTGTCCGCCGCGCTGGCGTTCGGCCTGTACCGCGGCGTCGAGATCCCCGTGCGCGCCCGGCTGCTCGCCGGCTCGCGGCAGCCGCGGCCCTCGCTCGCCGAGCTCGGCGCCGCCGCCCACTCGCCCGCGGAGCGTCGCCCGCGGCACTCGCGCCCCCGCTCCGCGGCGTGGTCGTTCCCCGTGCCCGCCACGGCAGGTCCGGCGGTCGCGCTCGCCGTCGCGGCACCGCCCGCGGGCGCTGCGGCGCTCGGCTCGGCGGTCGGCCACGGCGCAGGGGGCTCGTCGGTCGGCCTTGCCGCACCGGGCTCGGCCGTCGGACCCACCGCACCGGGCCCGGCCGCCCCGGGTCCGGACACCGGTCCGGCCGCCACCTCGGCGACCCTCGGCGGGTTCGGGACGCCCGCAGCGCCGGGTGGGTCCACCGCACCGGCGGCACCGGCCGCGTCCATCCCCCCGGTCCCCTCCGCCGACGACGCCCGGTGGGCGGGCCCCCCGTCGCCCGGCGCACCCGGCTGGCGCCCTCCCGCCGCGCCGCGCACGCCTCCGCCCGTGCCGGTGCGCGTGCGGCCGTGGGCACCGCCGCCGCCCCCCGGCCCGGTGTCGTCTCCCGGTTCCGCCGCGTCGACGGGCGCCGCCCCGGCCGACGACGCGCCCCTGCTCTGACGGGCGCACCCGGCGGGGTCGTCCCGCTGCGGGGCTCGCCGGGACGGGCGGCGCGCGTCAGGACGCCGTGCGGTCCGGCAGCGCGGCCGGGGCAGCGCGCCCGCCGCGTCCGCGGCCCCAGAAGTCGCCCGCCGTCCCGCGGGGCCCGCGGGCGGGGACGACCGGCACGACCCGCGGGACGACCGGCCCCGGCCGGGCCTCCTCGGCGCGGGCCGGGGGCGCGTGACCAGGGCGACCGGGGACGCCGCCCGGGGCGCACCGGCGCCGCCGGGCACGTCGCCGGCGGCGGACCGCGGCGCGACACGGTCGGGCGCACGCCGCAGCCGCAGCAGCGCCGTCGCGCGGGCGCGGGCCGCGCGGGCGGGCAGCAGGCGCTCAGCCGGCGCACGCCGGGCGGTGAGCAGCAGCACCGCGAGGCCGTGCCGCACGACGGCGACCACCGCGGGGAGCAGCGCGGGTGCGCCGCGGCCGAGGTGCCGCGCCACGTAGGCGTCGACCCGGCCGCGGGTCCGGGCACGGGCCGCGACCGACCGCCGGCCCGCGCGGGCGGGGTCGCGTGCGAGGAGCACCGGCTGCCCGGCGACCGGCGCCTCGCGGAAGCCCGCCCCCACGGCGTCGCGGCGGAACACGACGGCCGCGCCCTCCTCGTCCGCCCGCAGCCCCTCGTCGAACCCGACCGACTCCAGCACCGCCCGCGTCGCCGCGCCGGCGGCGGCCGGCCAGGCACCCGGCGGCGGCGGGTCGGCCACCACGCCCAGCAGGCGGTCCGCGCGCGCGGCGGACGGCGCGCGACCCGGGGGGTGGACGGCGCCCGCGACGAGGTCGGCCCGCCCGGCGCGCAGCGGCGCCGTCAGCGCGGACACCCAGGCGGCGGGGACCCGCACCTCCGCCAACGTGAAGAGCAGGTACCGCCCCCGGGAGGCCGCGACGCCGAGGTTGCGGGCCCGCGCGGGCCCCACGCCGGGCGCGGCGACGACCCGGACCCGACGGTCCATGCCCAGGCCCGGCGGCAGCGCGGCGACGTCCCCGACGACCAGCACGACCTCGCCGCCGAGGCGGTGGCCCCGCAGCCGCACCGCGGGCGCGACCGCACCGGCGCCTGCGGATCCGTCGGGTCCGCGGGCCGCGACGTCGAGCGACGCGAGCACGCCCCGCAGCGTCTCCGGGAGACCCGGCTCCGCGCCGCGGGCCACGACCACCACGGAGACGTCGACGCGCCCCGGCACGGCTTCGGGCACGCTCACCTCCGGCGGCACGGCTCCCGGCACGGGCACCGGGGATGGGCTCATACCCTCCCAAACCGGACAGGCGCGGTCGAGGCGGGTCACTCGTCCGGGTGGCGCTCCCGCGTCCCGGACGGCTCCGGTGCAGCCGCGGCGCCCGGGCCGCCGGTGCCACCCGGAGCATCGGGGCCACCCGGGCCGTCAGTGCCAGCCAGGCCGTCCGGGCCACCCCGGCCGTCGGCCGCGAGCCCCGCGACCTCCGCGGGCGGGAACGGCTCGGGGTCCGGCAGCCCGCCGAGCGCGTACCCGAGCCCGAACCCCGTCGACCAGGACAGGCGCGCCACGTCGCCCCTCGACCGCACGCGCGCGAGCTCCCCCGCGACCGTCCCGGCGCGGCGCGCGACGCGGACCGGCCTGCTGCGCAGCAGCTGCCGCCGGGGCGCCGGGACGACCGGCGCGGTGACGTCCGCCGGCGGCGCGGGCTCGTGGTGCACCGCGAGCGCCTCGCGGACGTCGCCGTAGCGCGCCGCCAGCCAGCGCTGCCCCATGCCGCTGTGCCGGCCCTGGTCCCAGGTGTCGCGCAGCCCGTGCCGCAGCCGCATGTGCACGACCGCCGCCGGCTCGAACTCCAGCCGGCTGCCGGCGAGCTGCGCCCGCCAGCACAGGTCGGTGTCCTGCAGCCACCGCGCGCGGGGGTCGAAGCGCCCGATGCGGTGGAACAGCTCGCGGCCGATGCCGAGGTTGCTCGCCGCCGCGCACGGGAGCCACGGCAGCGGCTCGGTGTACTGGAGCCCCTCGACCTGCGGCAGGGCGCGCGACCGGCGGGCCGACCGGTCGTTGAGGCGGTGCCACTCGAGGCGCCCGGCGACCACGCCCGTGCGGTCGACCGCGGCGCCGAG
This is a stretch of genomic DNA from Cellulomonas sp. ES6. It encodes these proteins:
- a CDS encoding MazG family protein, coding for MTAAPGTSRPGGPGDGHPGAGGDAGAGDPLRRLVAVMDRLRSPGGCPWDAEQTHASLVPYVLEEAYEVAEAVERGDRANLREELGDLLLQVVFHARIAQEDPDDPFDVDDVAADLVAKLVRRHPHVFAGAEVDGADGVHRQWERIKRVEKQRESVLDGVPLAMGALARAQKVASRAARAGLDTAAGATGDGTADGADLGARLLALVQEARREGLDAEGELRRATAAWEARLRAAEAAGVQQAD
- the eno gene encoding phosphopyruvate hydratase: MASIEAVGAREILDSRGNPTVEVEVALDDGTIARAGVPSGASTGAFEAVERRDGDKSRYLGKGVEDAVNAVIDEIAPELIGFEATEQRLVDQALIDLDGTPNKGKLGANAILGVSLAVAKAAADSADLPLFRYVGGPNAHVLPVPMMNILNGGSHADSNVDIQEFMVAPIGAPTFREALRTGAEVYHSLKSVLKSKGLSTGLGDEGGFAPNLESNRAALDLILVAIEKAGFVPGKDVALALDVASTEFFKDGAYQFEGKATTPAEMVAFYEGLVADYPLVSIEDPLSEDEWDSWAELMVKVGDKVQIVGDDLFVTNPERLAKGIELKAANALLVKLNQIGTLTETLDAVTLAQRNGFTTMTSHRSGETEDVTIADLSVATNAGQIKTGAPARGERINKYNQLLRIEEELDDAGRYAGASAFPRWKA
- the pntB gene encoding Re/Si-specific NAD(P)(+) transhydrogenase subunit beta encodes the protein MLTSAVQGVYLVAAVLFVLSLAGLSKQETARRGNLLGMVGMGLALAATVVLSLDQSERSPLVTLLLIALVLVIGIAVGTWRARSVEMTQMPEMIAMLHSFVGIAAVLVGFNSYLTETHADAVHLVEVFLGVLIGAVTFTGSVVAYLKLSAKMKSAPLTLPGRNWLNLGALVVSGGLMAWFLASPSLVPLVGMTVVALALGWHLVAAIGGGDMPVVVSMLNSYSGWAAAAAGFMLSNNLLIVTGALVGSSGAILSYIMCRAMNRSFISVILGGFGAEGGTVSASAQDYGEHREIQAAEVAELLKNAGSVVITPGYGMAVAKAQYPVADLVARLRASGVDVKFGVHPVAGRLPGHMNVLLAEAKVPYDIVLEMDEINDDLADTDVVLVIGANDTVNPAALEDPGSPIAGMPVLEVWHAKQVIVFKRSMATGYAGVQNPLFFRENTAMLFGDAKDQVERIVAAL
- a CDS encoding Re/Si-specific NAD(P)(+) transhydrogenase subunit alpha, whose product is MRIGVPKESRPGERLVAATPATVAQLAKLGYEVVVEHGAGAAASFPDAAYAEAGAALADAAEVWASDVVTAVNAPGDAEIAALTPGATLVSMMAPAAHPELVASLAARGVSALALDAVPRISRAQALDVLSTMSNVAGYRAVIEAAEEFGGMFTGQVTAAGKTRPATVFVIGAGVAGLAAIGAAGSLGAQVRAYDVRPEVGEQIESMGATFVQAEAAQQEVSADGYASALTEEQERLTAEMYAAETAKADIVVTTALVRGTAPRTISAEMVAAMRPGSVIVDLAASGGGNCELTVPGEKVVTANGVTILGYTDLTSRMARHTSQLFGTNVVNLLKLLTPGKDGALVLDVDDVVQRGMTVTRAGEVMWPPPPVQVSAAPAADAVPAVAPVDPAEKARLAREAAARKGRRQMVGLALGAVLLALAITFSPAAFLGHFTVFVLAVFVGYYVISNVSHSLHTPLMAQTNAISGIILVGALLQIGSDDWVVSALAFAAASVASINIFGGFLVAYRMIGMFRKEEA